One segment of Clostridium ljungdahlii DSM 13528 DNA contains the following:
- the guaD gene encoding guanine deaminase: protein MEGIYIVKGNIIFTKTFGKFEVFENGYIVVEGKCVKGVYKNLPEKFSKIRVIDYGDAIIIPGFVDLHLHASQYGNLGLGLDKELMPWLQEYTFPEEAKYADINYAKKVYSALIRDLWRFGTTRACVFATIHKDSTKLLMDLFEESGLSAYVGKVNMNRNSPEYLVESTENSVYDTEEILQEYSTKYELVRPIITPRFVPSCSMKLLKGLGNLAKKYSVPVQSHLCENNDEVRFVKELHPECKNYARVYDSAGLFGDVPTIMAHCILVDEDEIELMKRKNIFIAHNPNSNCNLSSGIAPIRRFITRGIPVGLGSDISAGHSLSMTNVIVNSAQVSNLKWLESSKVDKPFSTAELFYLATKGGGKFFGKVGSFENGYEFDALVIDDSSLAIFRQLSIEERLQKFIYTGDDRNIKDRYVAGKKIKEPKCY, encoded by the coding sequence ATGGAGGGCATATATATAGTTAAGGGTAATATTATCTTTACTAAAACTTTTGGCAAATTTGAAGTATTTGAAAATGGGTATATTGTAGTTGAAGGTAAGTGCGTTAAAGGTGTATATAAAAATCTTCCTGAAAAGTTTAGTAAGATAAGGGTTATAGACTATGGAGATGCAATTATAATACCAGGATTTGTTGATTTGCATCTACATGCATCACAATATGGAAACTTAGGACTAGGACTTGACAAAGAACTTATGCCGTGGCTTCAAGAGTATACTTTTCCTGAGGAAGCAAAATACGCAGACATTAACTATGCAAAAAAGGTGTACTCAGCTTTAATAAGAGATTTGTGGAGATTTGGTACCACGAGGGCATGTGTTTTTGCAACTATTCATAAAGATTCAACAAAACTTTTAATGGATTTATTTGAGGAGTCAGGATTATCAGCATATGTGGGAAAAGTAAACATGAACAGAAATTCACCAGAATATTTGGTAGAAAGTACAGAAAATTCAGTTTATGATACGGAAGAAATATTGCAGGAATATTCTACAAAATATGAACTTGTAAGGCCTATAATTACACCTAGATTTGTTCCAAGCTGCAGTATGAAGTTATTGAAGGGCTTAGGAAATTTAGCTAAAAAGTACAGTGTTCCAGTACAGTCACATTTATGTGAAAATAATGATGAAGTTAGATTTGTTAAGGAGTTACATCCAGAGTGTAAAAACTATGCAAGGGTATATGATAGTGCTGGATTGTTTGGAGATGTGCCCACTATTATGGCTCATTGTATTTTGGTAGATGAAGATGAGATTGAATTAATGAAAAGAAAAAATATATTTATTGCTCACAATCCTAATTCAAATTGCAATTTGTCAAGTGGCATTGCACCTATTAGAAGGTTCATTACAAGAGGTATCCCCGTAGGGCTTGGAAGTGATATATCTGCAGGACATAGTTTGTCAATGACAAATGTAATTGTGAATAGTGCTCAGGTATCAAATTTGAAATGGCTTGAAAGCAGTAAAGTAGATAAGCCTTTTAGTACTGCAGAATTATTTTATCTGGCAACAAAAGGTGGAGGAAAATTTTTTGGTAAAGTAGGAAGCTTTGAAAATGGGTACGAGTTTGATGCTCTCGTTATTGATGACAGCAGTTTAGCTATATTTAGACAATTGTCAATAGAAGAAAGGCTGCAAAAGTTTATTTATACTGGAGATGACAGAAATATTAAGGACAGATATGTAGCTGGCAAAAAAATAAAAGAACCTAAGTGTTATTAA
- a CDS encoding DVU_1557 family redox protein — MNINKEEKTPWICDKCNKELELRQVKVLYLGGNFEVELMQCPQCKMVIIDEKLALGKMKEVEKGLEDK; from the coding sequence ATGAATATTAATAAAGAAGAGAAAACTCCATGGATTTGTGACAAATGTAATAAAGAATTAGAACTTAGACAGGTAAAAGTTTTATATCTTGGAGGAAATTTTGAAGTTGAACTCATGCAGTGTCCACAATGTAAAATGGTAATTATAGATGAGAAACTTGCATTAGGAAAAATGAAGGAGGTAGAAAAGGGACTGGAAGATAAGTGA
- a CDS encoding DVU_1551 family NTP transferase, translating to MEKDKLGAIIISAGYSSRMGDFKPLLKFGECTAVEMIINTFKASKIDDIVVIVGHRQNEVIDVIKDLGVRWIKNEDYSKGMFSSIVKGMQVLQEDVKGFFMNPVDIPLIKTHTVNILKNKYMECGKGIIYPKFNEKSGHPPFIDCKYRSEIMKSDGEGGLKRILQKFDSDSIRISVPDQGILMDMDIKEDYKKLLEYFYLKAPNLEECYCILDLYGVPCNIRRHSNKVSEIALNVLNKLNSKEYNFNKNTMLAAGLLHDLARKEKNHAKEGARILSDLGYPNIAKIIATHMDIEVNEEDNITEGELLYLADKVVQEDELVGLEKRFSEYSSKFSNNLEALNKVRKRFGEARKIEKKIENVLGKNFSYE from the coding sequence ATGGAAAAAGATAAATTAGGGGCCATTATCATTTCGGCAGGATATTCTTCAAGGATGGGAGACTTTAAACCACTTTTGAAATTTGGAGAATGTACTGCAGTGGAAATGATAATAAATACTTTTAAGGCTTCAAAAATTGATGATATTGTAGTAATAGTAGGCCACAGGCAAAATGAAGTAATAGATGTAATTAAAGATTTAGGAGTCAGGTGGATAAAAAATGAAGATTATTCAAAGGGCATGTTTTCTTCCATAGTAAAGGGTATGCAAGTATTGCAAGAGGATGTAAAAGGATTTTTTATGAATCCTGTAGATATACCTCTCATAAAAACACATACTGTAAATATTTTAAAGAATAAATATATGGAGTGCGGTAAGGGCATTATATACCCTAAGTTTAATGAAAAATCAGGGCATCCTCCCTTTATAGATTGTAAGTATAGATCAGAAATAATGAAAAGTGATGGTGAAGGGGGACTAAAGAGAATACTTCAAAAGTTTGACAGTGATTCTATAAGAATTTCGGTTCCAGACCAAGGTATATTGATGGATATGGATATTAAAGAAGACTATAAAAAATTACTAGAATATTTTTATTTAAAAGCACCTAATTTGGAAGAATGTTATTGCATTTTAGACTTATATGGTGTACCTTGTAATATAAGGAGACATAGTAATAAGGTATCAGAAATAGCTCTAAATGTTTTAAATAAGTTAAATAGTAAAGAATATAATTTTAATAAGAATACAATGTTAGCTGCAGGACTTTTGCATGATTTGGCTAGAAAAGAAAAAAATCATGCTAAAGAAGGGGCTAGAATATTAAGTGACCTGGGTTACCCGAATATAGCGAAAATAATAGCAACTCACATGGATATAGAGGTAAATGAAGAAGATAATATTACAGAAGGAGAGCTACTGTACTTGGCAGATAAAGTTGTTCAGGAAGATGAATTAGTAGGATTAGAAAAAAGATTTTCTGAATATTCTTCAAAATTTTCAAATAATCTTGAAGCATTAAATAAAGTGAGAAAAAGGTTTGGGGAAGCTAGAAAAATCGAAAAAAAGATAGAGAATGTATTGGGGAAAAATTTTAGCTATGAGTAG
- a CDS encoding XdhC family aldehyde oxidoreductase maturation factor — protein sequence MEDIYEMINNLLDKKEDFVLATILEKSGSAPREEGTKMIIKRDFSIIGTIGGGIFEALAIKLSSRIFENEAYIIKNCSLTNEGAEALGAACGGDLKLLLEYVDYKDSDMVEVYKNVQKLKRKGDNFAIITRIPEEGKSIKGIDKWICSEASFYGKEDEKVQCIIRKIKENFKNVTMKYTDLEEEHYLIEPVLNTQTIYVIGAGHVAQKIAEVAKSLDFDIVVIDDRQEFANKERFKDVKEVKAIPSFENILKYIKVDSNSYIVIVTRGHAYDKEVLGQMLKTNAKYIGMIGSKSKRKFVYESLLDEGYAEEDLKRVHSPIGVSIYAQTPEEIAISIVAELIKVKRETFNGKR from the coding sequence GTGGAAGATATATATGAGATGATAAATAATCTTCTGGATAAAAAAGAAGATTTTGTTTTGGCCACTATTCTAGAAAAATCTGGATCTGCGCCTAGAGAAGAAGGTACCAAGATGATTATAAAAAGGGATTTTTCTATTATAGGAACTATAGGTGGAGGCATATTTGAGGCATTGGCCATAAAATTATCTTCAAGGATATTTGAAAATGAGGCTTATATAATTAAAAATTGTTCACTTACAAATGAAGGTGCAGAGGCTTTAGGTGCTGCCTGCGGTGGAGATCTTAAATTGCTTCTGGAGTATGTAGATTATAAAGACAGTGACATGGTGGAAGTGTATAAAAATGTGCAGAAGCTGAAGAGAAAAGGTGATAATTTTGCTATTATAACTAGAATACCTGAAGAAGGAAAAAGCATAAAAGGCATAGATAAGTGGATTTGCAGTGAAGCATCATTTTATGGAAAAGAAGATGAGAAGGTTCAGTGCATAATTAGAAAGATAAAAGAAAACTTTAAAAATGTTACTATGAAGTATACTGACTTAGAAGAGGAACATTATTTAATAGAGCCTGTTTTAAATACTCAAACTATATATGTAATAGGTGCGGGACATGTAGCACAAAAAATTGCAGAAGTAGCCAAAAGCCTGGATTTTGACATTGTTGTTATAGACGATAGACAGGAATTTGCAAATAAGGAAAGGTTTAAAGATGTAAAAGAAGTAAAAGCAATTCCCTCTTTTGAAAATATTCTTAAATATATAAAGGTAGATAGTAATAGTTATATAGTAATAGTTACAAGAGGCCATGCTTATGACAAGGAAGTATTAGGGCAGATGCTTAAGACTAATGCAAAGTATATAGGGATGATAGGAAGCAAGAGCAAAAGAAAGTTTGTTTATGAGAGTCTTTTGGATGAAGGATATGCAGAGGAAGATTTAAAAAGGGTACATAGTCCTATAGGTGTTTCTATATATGCACAAACTCCTGAAGAAATAGCAATAAGCATTGTGGCAGAACTAATAAAGGTAAAAAGGGAGACTTTTAATGGAAAAAGATAA
- a CDS encoding DVU_1553 family AMP-dependent CoA ligase, which produces MKLTPLEAWIVDKTGIKEKSREALENYQLNKIRKVIDYGKKYSKFYKEYLKNIEEDDIKSFKYFEKIPFTLPEHIKQNSNNFLCVPQRDVARIVTLRTSGTSGEEKRIYFTEKDLDLTVEFFKYGMQCIVNKNDRVLVLLPGNSHGSIGDLLKKALKDIDITCYVQGVLVNPKDTAEFIKEKGIDCIVGIPLQVLYFSRVESETFKASIKKILLSADYVPETLIREITHKFNCKVFTHYGMTEMGYGGGVECEALSGYHMRENDLYFEVINPRTGKVAKDGEYGEIVFTTLTREGMPLIRYKTGDIGCFKAGLCACGTFLKTMERVHGRMENKIVIGKNKFLSMRDLDEIILSFEEVINYNVYIEKKNILYIDIAVKDEEDFYKLKGRIKNSIEKIPSVREALIDGTLEIVLKYMKKSIEVKNSMVKRKIYDYRWRG; this is translated from the coding sequence ATGAAGCTGACACCACTTGAAGCATGGATAGTGGATAAAACGGGGATAAAGGAAAAAAGTAGAGAAGCTTTAGAAAATTATCAGTTAAATAAAATAAGAAAAGTTATAGATTACGGAAAAAAATATAGTAAGTTTTATAAGGAATATTTGAAAAATATTGAGGAAGATGATATAAAATCCTTTAAATATTTTGAAAAAATTCCTTTTACATTGCCAGAACATATAAAACAAAACTCAAATAATTTTTTATGCGTACCTCAAAGAGATGTTGCCAGGATAGTAACGTTAAGAACTTCGGGAACAAGTGGAGAAGAAAAAAGAATATATTTTACGGAAAAGGACTTAGATCTTACTGTAGAATTTTTTAAATATGGTATGCAGTGTATTGTAAATAAAAATGACAGGGTATTGGTGCTTTTACCAGGAAATAGTCATGGCAGTATAGGAGATTTGCTAAAAAAAGCGTTAAAGGATATAGATATAACATGTTATGTTCAAGGTGTACTTGTAAATCCTAAGGATACTGCAGAATTTATAAAGGAAAAAGGTATAGATTGTATAGTAGGGATTCCACTTCAGGTATTGTATTTTTCCAGAGTGGAATCTGAAACATTTAAAGCCAGTATAAAAAAAATTCTTCTAAGTGCTGATTATGTGCCAGAAACATTAATAAGAGAAATTACACATAAATTTAACTGTAAAGTTTTCACACACTATGGTATGACGGAAATGGGGTATGGAGGAGGAGTAGAATGTGAGGCTTTAAGTGGTTACCATATGAGAGAAAATGATCTGTATTTTGAAGTAATAAATCCTCGTACAGGAAAGGTAGCAAAAGATGGAGAATATGGAGAGATAGTATTTACAACTCTTACAAGAGAAGGAATGCCTTTAATAAGATATAAAACAGGTGATATAGGGTGTTTTAAAGCAGGTTTGTGTGCTTGTGGTACTTTTTTAAAGACTATGGAAAGAGTTCATGGAAGGATGGAAAATAAAATTGTAATAGGTAAAAATAAATTCCTATCTATGAGAGATTTGGATGAAATAATCTTGTCTTTTGAAGAGGTAATAAATTATAATGTTTATATTGAAAAGAAAAATATTTTGTATATAGATATTGCTGTAAAAGATGAAGAAGACTTTTACAAATTAAAAGGGCGTATTAAAAATAGCATAGAAAAAATTCCATCAGTAAGAGAAGCATTAATTGATGGAACTTTGGAAATTGTATTAAAGTATATGAAAAAAAGTATAGAAGTAAAAAATAGTATGGTAAAGCGAAAAATATATGATTATAGATGGAGGGGATAA
- a CDS encoding sigma-54-dependent Fis family transcriptional regulator, with protein sequence MGGIIVNTVTSKLDNEAVYKTDIELSHERCKKFGIDSRQVFSKKILYDNELQKKFAANRNLILTAAPYMEQLINFVKGFNFFVLLTDGEGCILNALGDEKILSKAFSLKMVPGAFMNEENIGTNSMSMVISTKMPVQVSGDDHFIRAYHKWTCSAAPIKDSKGRLIGVLNLTGYAEFVHSHTLGMVIAASNAIEEMLKVKECNKIQNMNYKHIKNIFNSSPVSIITSDINGKIKICNKKAQDMFGIRGNKLEADKMEDIIENWNDIKTSIYLGQGTSKETNIVAVRNKTRYQLTTSSIYNCEDDNIEVVYVFEEIKMAKKRNDGQAYYTFDKIIGQDESFMRIIEYAKKISDSKSTILIMGESGTGKEVFAQSIHNYSSRVDGPFIALNCGAIPKQLIESELFGYEEGAFTGAKKGGNLGKFELADGGTIMLDEIGEMPLDMQTKLLRVVQEGVITKIGSSKSIPVDVRIVAVTNRDLKKEVERGRFRKDLYYRLNVLPLYLPPLRERKKDIPLLIQYFIKSISQKLNKKQPVIPGQYLQKMINYSWPGNIRELENVVELIINTESVPAGYFSEESCNNDVFVNINEDCLKLDYVEREHLVKVLKKFKGNITHSAAALGIRRNTLYSKIKKYKIEM encoded by the coding sequence ATGGGGGGGATTATAGTGAATACAGTTACTTCTAAATTGGATAATGAAGCTGTATATAAAACGGATATAGAACTTTCACATGAAAGATGTAAAAAGTTTGGTATTGATTCACGCCAGGTTTTTAGTAAAAAAATATTATATGATAATGAATTACAGAAAAAATTTGCAGCTAACAGAAATCTAATATTGACCGCGGCACCTTATATGGAGCAGCTAATTAATTTTGTAAAGGGTTTCAACTTCTTTGTATTACTTACTGATGGAGAAGGATGTATATTAAATGCATTGGGAGATGAAAAAATACTTTCGAAAGCTTTTTCTTTAAAGATGGTACCAGGGGCTTTTATGAATGAAGAAAATATTGGAACTAACTCTATGAGTATGGTTATAAGTACTAAAATGCCAGTTCAAGTTTCTGGAGATGATCATTTTATTAGAGCATATCATAAATGGACGTGTTCTGCAGCACCTATAAAAGATAGTAAAGGAAGACTTATAGGCGTATTGAATCTTACTGGGTATGCCGAATTTGTACATTCTCATACACTTGGGATGGTTATAGCGGCGTCAAATGCTATAGAAGAAATGCTTAAAGTAAAAGAATGCAATAAGATTCAAAATATGAATTACAAGCATATAAAAAATATATTTAATTCTAGTCCTGTTTCTATAATAACTTCTGATATAAATGGTAAAATAAAAATTTGCAATAAAAAAGCACAAGATATGTTTGGTATAAGAGGCAATAAGTTAGAAGCAGATAAAATGGAAGATATTATAGAAAACTGGAATGATATAAAGACGTCCATATATTTAGGCCAAGGTACTTCAAAAGAAACAAACATAGTGGCTGTGAGAAATAAAACTAGATATCAACTAACTACCAGTTCTATATATAACTGTGAAGATGATAACATTGAGGTAGTATATGTTTTTGAAGAAATCAAAATGGCAAAGAAAAGAAATGATGGTCAGGCTTACTATACTTTTGATAAAATAATTGGTCAAGATGAAAGCTTTATGAGAATAATAGAGTATGCCAAAAAGATTTCAGATAGTAAATCAACTATACTTATAATGGGAGAAAGCGGTACGGGAAAAGAGGTATTTGCACAATCTATTCATAATTACAGCAGCAGAGTAGATGGACCTTTTATAGCTTTGAATTGTGGTGCTATACCTAAACAACTTATAGAGTCAGAGCTTTTTGGATATGAAGAAGGAGCTTTTACGGGCGCCAAAAAGGGTGGCAACCTTGGAAAATTTGAATTGGCAGATGGCGGAACTATAATGCTGGATGAAATTGGAGAAATGCCTCTTGATATGCAGACAAAGCTTCTAAGAGTTGTTCAGGAAGGCGTAATAACGAAAATTGGGAGTTCAAAATCTATACCTGTGGATGTTAGGATTGTAGCTGTCACAAACAGAGATTTAAAAAAAGAAGTGGAGCGTGGAAGGTTTAGAAAAGACTTATATTATAGATTAAATGTACTGCCTTTATATTTACCACCACTTAGAGAAAGAAAAAAGGATATACCTCTTCTTATTCAATATTTTATCAAGAGTATATCACAAAAATTAAATAAAAAACAACCAGTTATACCAGGACAATATTTACAAAAAATGATTAACTACAGTTGGCCGGGAAACATAAGGGAATTAGAAAATGTAGTGGAGTTAATTATAAATACTGAATCTGTACCTGCAGGTTATTTTTCAGAAGAAAGTTGTAATAATGATGTATTTGTAAATATTAATGAAGACTGCTTAAAATTGGATTACGTGGAAAGGGAACATTTAGTAAAGGTGTTGAAGAAGTTTAAGGGAAATATAACTCATTCAGCAGCAGCATTGGGAATTAGGAGAAATACTTTGTACAGCAAGATTAAAAAATATAAAATAGAAATGTAA
- the cobC gene encoding alpha-ribazole phosphatase translates to MSRKIYLIRHGKINVGNEKRYIGITDIPLNEEGTLQVLKLKRFFEKIDIEKVYLSPLKRCVETAHIILEDRNIDKIIVNELMEINMGEWEGKTFSFIKSSLPEQFKSRGEDIGGFVPTGGESFKNLEKRVIPVFKSIINSTSGNIIIISHAGVNRVILKNILSISMQDIFKINQPYGCINELSFSNGEWNWKLLL, encoded by the coding sequence ATGAGTAGAAAAATATATTTAATAAGACATGGAAAAATAAATGTAGGTAATGAAAAACGTTACATAGGAATTACAGATATACCTTTAAATGAAGAAGGTACTTTACAAGTGCTAAAACTAAAAAGATTTTTTGAAAAAATAGACATAGAGAAAGTATATTTAAGTCCTCTAAAGAGATGTGTTGAAACAGCACATATAATTTTAGAAGATAGAAATATAGATAAGATTATAGTAAATGAGTTAATGGAAATAAACATGGGAGAATGGGAAGGAAAAACTTTTAGTTTTATTAAAAGCTCTTTACCAGAGCAGTTTAAAAGTAGAGGAGAAGATATAGGAGGTTTTGTACCAACAGGGGGAGAAAGTTTTAAAAATCTTGAGAAAAGAGTTATCCCTGTTTTTAAATCTATTATAAATAGCACTAGTGGCAATATAATTATAATTTCCCATGCAGGAGTTAATAGAGTCATACTAAAGAATATTTTATCAATATCTATGCAGGATATATTTAAAATAAATCAACCCTATGGGTGTATAAATGAACTTTCCTTTAGTAATGGGGAGTGGAATTGGAAGTTGTTATTATAA
- a CDS encoding DVU_1555 family C-GCAxxG-C-C protein: MKVINDTAFRIYKLASSGFCCTQIMLKLALEDEEKENTDLIKALNGLCGGLGSSEKVCGILTGGIAVIGLYAGKGEPREYYGENFQPRLSEYIDWFKEEFESTECRDIIGIQKITDENGNINYPVKCGDVLLKSYEKIQQIICKYGYEFGNRDD; encoded by the coding sequence ATAAAAGTTATAAATGATACTGCTTTTCGTATATATAAATTGGCTTCATCAGGATTTTGTTGTACCCAAATAATGCTTAAATTGGCTTTAGAGGATGAGGAAAAAGAAAATACAGATTTAATAAAGGCCTTAAATGGCCTTTGTGGGGGATTAGGATCTAGTGAAAAGGTTTGCGGAATTTTAACTGGAGGTATAGCTGTTATAGGACTTTATGCAGGAAAAGGTGAGCCGAGAGAATATTATGGCGAAAATTTTCAACCTAGGTTAAGTGAATATATAGATTGGTTTAAAGAAGAATTTGAAAGCACAGAGTGCAGAGATATAATAGGAATTCAAAAAATAACTGATGAAAATGGTAATATAAATTATCCTGTAAAGTGTGGAGATGTTTTATTGAAAAGTTATGAGAAGATTCAACAGATAATATGTAAGTATGGATATGAATTTGGAAATAGGGATGATTAG
- a CDS encoding pyridine nucleotide-disulfide oxidoreductase/dicluster-binding protein — protein sequence MDLNKLLNRRELCIGDKPSACIAGCPLHMDVKAFIEEIQKGDFKKAYKIMSKKVPFARIIGSICDEPCKGVCPRNKLGGGINIHELERTAIELGFSSPKKSIPIPKNEKNVAVIGAGISGIVATFDLDKKGYQVTVYEKSDKIGGRLWSFQGEQLSKQTIEEELEIMNKDDITIKFNEFVDEEKLENILNTYDAVYIGTGTWEKDLKVNPQTFQVEDSSLFAGGRVVNKNDSVILSISSGRRAATSIDRYLQKTSLTAARENEGSYDTPLKLQLDDIETVEPIKRTSSVYNEKEAIEEAQRCLKCECSQCAKNCPHLRKYNTEPRKYIRQINHNENIVLGDHYANEMINSCTLCGLCGEVCPSNLDMKDIIQETRESMVEREKMPVSAHDFGLRDMEFSNSKHFSMVKNQPGYEKVKYMFYPGCQLPASSPEYIPEIYKYLMDNIKDGVGIMLGCCGAPADWAGRQDLVKKNMEDMKDKWEKAGKPTFILACSSCYRNFKKYIPDIKLISLWEVMDKYGIRKNNKTEKKKVLAVQDACSTRHNKEIHESIRSIADKLGYEIKELKFSKEKTKCCGYGGLVYFANREQSREFAKDRIGESNLDYLVYCAMCKDLFIDEGKKTFHILDLIYSNNLEEAGLRKVPSLSKRHENRALVKKKLLKEIWNEEMNDFKKDYGFKLNIPDNVQNQMEERLILLEDIEKAVDNAQKNKERFFNPENSHYLCRLRIGSVTYWVEYEKNENQIFVKDVYSHRMEVVEE from the coding sequence ATGGATTTAAATAAATTACTAAATAGAAGAGAGTTATGTATTGGAGACAAACCTTCAGCCTGTATAGCAGGGTGTCCTTTACACATGGATGTAAAAGCTTTTATTGAAGAAATACAAAAGGGAGACTTTAAAAAAGCTTATAAAATTATGTCTAAGAAGGTTCCTTTTGCAAGAATAATAGGAAGTATATGTGATGAGCCTTGCAAAGGCGTATGTCCTAGAAATAAATTAGGTGGAGGCATAAATATACATGAGCTTGAAAGGACAGCAATAGAGTTAGGTTTTTCTTCCCCCAAAAAGTCTATTCCTATACCTAAAAATGAAAAAAATGTTGCAGTAATAGGCGCAGGTATAAGTGGTATTGTTGCTACTTTTGATTTGGATAAAAAAGGATATCAAGTTACTGTCTATGAAAAAAGTGATAAAATAGGTGGCAGATTGTGGAGCTTCCAAGGGGAACAACTTTCAAAGCAAACAATAGAAGAAGAACTAGAAATAATGAATAAAGATGATATAACAATTAAGTTCAATGAATTTGTAGATGAAGAAAAATTGGAGAATATACTCAATACCTATGATGCAGTTTACATAGGGACAGGAACTTGGGAAAAAGATTTAAAAGTAAATCCACAAACTTTCCAGGTGGAGGATAGTTCTTTGTTTGCAGGGGGAAGAGTTGTAAACAAAAACGATTCAGTTATACTCTCTATAAGTTCTGGAAGAAGGGCAGCTACATCCATTGATAGATACCTTCAAAAAACTTCTCTTACAGCAGCTAGAGAAAATGAAGGTTCTTATGATACTCCTTTAAAACTTCAATTGGATGATATAGAAACTGTAGAACCTATTAAAAGGACTTCTTCAGTATATAATGAAAAAGAGGCAATAGAAGAGGCACAAAGATGTTTGAAATGTGAATGTTCACAGTGTGCTAAAAATTGTCCACATTTAAGAAAATACAACACTGAACCTAGAAAATATATAAGGCAGATAAATCACAATGAAAATATAGTACTAGGAGATCATTATGCAAATGAAATGATTAATTCATGTACTCTTTGCGGACTTTGTGGTGAAGTTTGTCCTTCTAATTTAGACATGAAGGATATAATACAAGAGACTCGTGAAAGCATGGTAGAAAGAGAAAAAATGCCTGTGTCAGCTCATGATTTTGGACTTAGAGATATGGAATTTAGTAATAGTAAACATTTTTCTATGGTAAAAAATCAGCCGGGATATGAAAAGGTGAAATATATGTTTTATCCTGGATGTCAGCTGCCTGCTTCTTCTCCTGAATATATACCTGAAATATATAAATATCTCATGGATAATATTAAAGATGGAGTTGGGATAATGTTAGGCTGCTGCGGTGCACCAGCAGATTGGGCTGGAAGACAGGATTTAGTGAAGAAGAATATGGAGGATATGAAAGATAAGTGGGAAAAAGCAGGAAAGCCAACTTTTATTTTAGCTTGCTCAAGTTGCTATAGAAACTTTAAAAAATATATACCGGATATTAAACTTATTTCTCTATGGGAAGTTATGGATAAATATGGTATCAGGAAAAATAATAAAACAGAGAAAAAGAAAGTGTTAGCTGTACAAGATGCATGTTCAACAAGGCATAATAAAGAAATTCACGAAAGTATAAGAAGTATAGCAGACAAATTAGGATATGAAATAAAAGAACTCAAATTTTCAAAAGAAAAAACTAAGTGCTGTGGCTATGGAGGCTTAGTATATTTTGCAAATAGAGAGCAGTCTAGGGAATTTGCAAAAGATAGGATAGGTGAAAGTAACCTGGATTATTTAGTTTACTGTGCAATGTGTAAGGATCTATTTATAGATGAAGGTAAAAAAACCTTCCATATCTTAGACTTAATTTATAGCAATAATTTAGAAGAAGCCGGACTGAGAAAAGTTCCAAGTCTTTCAAAGCGTCATGAAAATAGGGCACTTGTTAAAAAGAAACTTTTAAAAGAAATATGGAATGAGGAAATGAATGACTTTAAAAAGGATTATGGATTTAAATTAAATATACCGGACAATGTGCAAAATCAAATGGAAGAAAGACTGATTTTGCTTGAAGATATAGAAAAAGCAGTAGATAATGCGCAAAAAAATAAAGAGAGATTTTTTAATCCTGAAAATTCTCATTATTTATGTAGACTTAGGATTGGTAGTGTTACCTATTGGGTAGAATATGAAAAAAATGAAAATCAAATTTTTGTTAAAGACGTTTACAGCCATAGGATGGAAGTAGTGGAGGAATAG